The following are from one region of the Montipora foliosa isolate CH-2021 unplaced genomic scaffold, ASM3666993v2 scaffold_425, whole genome shotgun sequence genome:
- the LOC137988671 gene encoding uncharacterized protein, whose protein sequence is MLRRKIEEQFPQLEWRLFEYMKACYGELVKPKLAEGVQMTGSLLLKLMGQGAVYIRALESLGDDDDDDDDIDLMTAAWEIEDSFACDTSSTTAITATSRGQSGQVSSVPQESRDSAAGPSFCNPMQDSSEDVIEVLSPGEGLDGTLGNAAVSSDDHHTDFEAQFDELPIKPILLHRAQLRQDFIMEFSDPNILKFKLDVTVVDEMGKEEIGSGNGVLRDAISEFWRLFFLAATIGAAEKVPFIRHDFKKNEWEAVGRVFVYSFVHLSYLPLQLSPAFIMTCLFEDEALTNDLLLASFRFYVSSDDRDMLANCIAGNVHANDDELLDFLSSFKCYRNPTEQNIREIILEIAHQEIVQKPRFVANCWSPLFIKLRKLIKTSDDLTKLYEERKPTPKKVVKLLVASPENDAERCCLDHLKRYLKSLEGNISNFLRFVTGSDILTCTSIKVTFNTLEGLIRRPVAHMWPNFGTTNHLSIL, encoded by the exons atgttgagaagaaaaatTGAAGAGCAGTTCCCTCAACTGGAATGGAGACTTTTTGAGTACATGAAG GCTTGCTATGGTGAACTAGTTAAACCCAAATTGGCTGAAGGAGTGCAAATGACAGGCAGTCTTCTGCTCAAGTTAATGGGACAAGGGGCAGTGTACATACGGGCTTTGGAATCtcttggtgatgatgatgatgatgatgatgatattgatTTGATGACAGCTGCTTGGGAAATTGAGGACTCTTTTGCCTGTGATACATCATCTACCACAGCAATCACTGCAACATCTCGAGGGCAAA GTGGACAGGTTTCAAGTGTTCCCCAAGAAAGTAGAGATTCTGCAGCAGGCCCCTCATTTTGCAATCCTATGCAAG ATTCCTCTGAAGATGTAATTGAAGTTTTGAGTCCTGGTGAAGGCTTAGATGGAACCTTGGGTAATGCTGCTGTTTCATCTGATGATCACCACACAGACTTTGAGGCCCAGTTTGATGAACTACCCATAAAGCCCATTCTGTTGCACCGGGCCCAGCTAAGACAGGATTTCATTATGGAGTTCAGTGAtccaaatattttaaaattcaagctTGATGTTACAGTTGTAGATGAAATGGGTAAAGAGGAAATAGGTTCAGGAAATGGTGTCTTAAGAGATGCAATATCAGAATTCTGGAGGTTATTTTTCCTTGCAGCAACAATAGGGGCGGCAGAAAAGGTGCCTTTTATAAGACacgactttaaaaaaaatgagtgGGAGGCAGTTGGTAGAGTATTTGTGTACAGTTTTGTTCACCTAAGCTATCTACCCCTGCAGTTATCTCCAGCCTTTATTATGACATGTTTGTTTGAGGATGAGGCGTTGACAAATGATCTTCTGTTAGCTTCATTTCGTTTTTATGTTTCCTCAGATGACAGAGATATGCTTGCCAATTGCATTGCTGGTAATGTACATGCAAATGACGATGAActtcttgattttttgagttCCTTTAAATGTTATAGAAATCCAACGGAACAGAACATAAGGGAAATAATCCTCGAAATAGCGCATCAAGAAATTGTACAAAAACCACGGTTTGTGGCCAATTGTTGGTCTCCCCTTTTTATAAAACTCCGGAAATTGATTAAAACAAGTGATGATTTAACCAAGTTGTACGAGGAGCGAAAACCAACTCCCAAAAAGGTTGTGAAGCTCTTAGTAGCAAGTCCTGAGAATGATGCAGAAAGGTGTTGTTTGGACCACCTGAAAAGGTATTTAAAGTCTCTTGAGGGGAATATCAGCAATTTTCTTCGATTTGTGACAGGAAGTGACATACTGACTTGCACTTCAATAAAGGTCACATTCAATACCTTGGAGGGTCTCATTCGTAGGCCAGTGGCTCACATGTGGCCCAACTTTGGAACTACCAACCACCTATCAATCTTATAA